One stretch of Acidiferrobacterales bacterium DNA includes these proteins:
- a CDS encoding NADH-quinone oxidoreductase subunit D produces MTEIRNYTMNFGPQHPAAHGVLRLVMEMDGEVVQRIDPHIGLLHRATEKLAESKPYNQSIGYMDRLDYVSMMCNEHAYVLAIEKLLGITVPIRAQYIRVMFDEITRILNHLLWLGAHGLDIGAMSMFLYCFREREDLMDCYEAASGARMHATYYRPGGVYRDLPDSMPKYEPSKYRSKRKLEDLNRDRQGSLLDFIEAFTDRFPKCVDDYETLLTDNRIWKQRTVDIGIVSQQTCLARGFTGPMLRGSGVAWDLRKKQPYEVYDRVDFDIPVGTNGDCYDRYLCRVEEMRQSNRIIRQCVAWLQTNPGPVMIDDAKLIAPRRETMKQDMESLIHHFKLFTEGYCLREGESYAAVEAPKGEFGVYLISDGANKPYRLKIRAPGFVHLSSLDEMCRGHMLADVVAVIGTQDIVFGEIDR; encoded by the coding sequence GTGACCGAGATTCGTAATTACACCATGAATTTCGGACCGCAGCACCCCGCCGCGCATGGTGTGCTGAGGCTGGTGATGGAGATGGACGGTGAGGTGGTTCAGAGAATTGATCCACACATCGGGCTGTTGCATCGTGCTACGGAGAAGCTTGCCGAGTCAAAGCCATACAATCAAAGCATCGGTTATATGGATCGACTCGATTATGTTTCCATGATGTGCAACGAACACGCTTATGTGCTAGCGATCGAAAAACTGTTGGGGATTACCGTTCCGATTCGCGCACAGTACATCAGGGTTATGTTCGACGAGATTACCCGCATTCTCAATCACCTGCTGTGGCTTGGTGCGCACGGACTGGACATCGGCGCGATGTCGATGTTTTTGTACTGTTTCCGCGAGCGTGAGGACCTGATGGACTGCTATGAGGCGGCGTCCGGAGCTCGGATGCACGCAACTTACTACCGGCCGGGCGGAGTCTACAGGGATCTTCCCGATTCGATGCCAAAGTACGAGCCGTCCAAGTACCGCAGCAAGCGCAAGCTCGAGGATCTGAACCGGGATCGTCAAGGTTCTCTGCTGGATTTCATCGAGGCGTTCACCGACAGGTTTCCGAAGTGTGTTGATGATTATGAAACACTGCTGACGGACAATCGGATCTGGAAGCAGCGAACGGTAGATATCGGGATCGTGTCTCAGCAGACCTGCCTGGCACGGGGATTCACCGGGCCCATGCTGCGCGGCTCCGGAGTCGCTTGGGATTTGCGCAAGAAACAGCCGTACGAGGTTTATGACAGGGTTGATTTTGACATACCGGTGGGAACCAATGGTGATTGCTATGACAGATACCTGTGTCGGGTAGAGGAGATGCGCCAGTCCAATCGGATTATCCGCCAGTGTGTCGCATGGTTGCAGACCAATCCCGGACCGGTAATGATTGATGATGCAAAACTGATCGCTCCGCGCCGCGAAACCATGAAACAGGATATGGAATCCCTGATTCATCATTTCAAGCTGTTTACGGAGGGATATTGCCTTCGCGAGGGCGAGTCTTATGCCGCGGTGGAAGCGCCGAAGGGGGAGTTCGGGGTCTATCTTATCTCCGACGGCGCGAACAAGCCCTATCGTTTGAAAATTCGGGCACCGGGCTTTGTCCATCTGTCGTCATTGGACGAAATGTGTCGCGGACACATGCTGGCAGACGTAGTCGCAGTAATCGGCACCCAGGATATCGTATTCGGAGAAATCGACCGATGA
- the tpiA gene encoding triose-phosphate isomerase yields MRRKIIVGNWKMNGAFSMARSVVGDVVHGTAQFEATIDVAVCPPFVYINAVNALLEESSAVALGAQDSSEHPSGAYTGEVSSCMLKEIGCEYVIVGHSERRAYHDETDEEIGRKAKAVISQGMKAIVCVGEKLEDRQSGDTKSVIDRQLGAVLGVVDESEMPAMLIAYEPVWAIGTGMTASTNQIQETHRWIRDGIREVSAEVAPICRILYGGSVNGSNAAEILSQPDVDGCLVGGASLSSEEFLKICNAAV; encoded by the coding sequence ATGCGACGGAAAATAATTGTAGGCAACTGGAAAATGAACGGTGCCTTCAGTATGGCGCGTTCAGTAGTCGGGGATGTTGTTCATGGCACGGCACAATTCGAGGCAACGATTGATGTCGCTGTCTGCCCGCCGTTTGTATACATCAACGCAGTGAATGCTTTGCTCGAGGAATCTTCGGCGGTCGCGCTCGGCGCACAGGACAGCAGCGAACATCCCTCCGGCGCATACACAGGTGAAGTATCATCTTGCATGCTGAAAGAGATTGGTTGCGAATATGTAATAGTCGGACACTCGGAAAGACGCGCCTATCACGACGAAACTGACGAGGAGATCGGCCGCAAGGCGAAAGCGGTCATCTCGCAGGGGATGAAAGCCATTGTTTGTGTCGGCGAGAAGCTGGAAGACAGGCAGTCGGGCGATACAAAATCGGTCATTGATCGACAGCTGGGTGCGGTTCTGGGAGTCGTAGACGAGTCTGAGATGCCAGCAATGCTGATCGCATATGAGCCTGTTTGGGCGATCGGTACCGGAATGACGGCTTCGACGAATCAGATACAGGAGACGCACAGATGGATTCGTGATGGAATTCGCGAGGTGAGCGCCGAAGTTGCTCCGATCTGTCGGATTCTATATGGCGGCAGTGTCAATGGATCAAATGCCGCTGAGATTCTCAGTCAACCGGATGTTGATGGTTGTCTGGTCGGTGGTGCCTCGTTGAGTTCGGAGGAGTTTCTGAAAATTTGCAACGCGGCAGTATAG
- the nuoE gene encoding NADH-quinone oxidoreductase subunit NuoE, with amino-acid sequence MILSSDALEQIQTEIAKYPHGRAQAAVMAALRIAQDESGWVSDEVMNAIAGLLDIESIKVAEVATFYTMYDLEPPGRHKINVCTNISCALRGSASIVDHLTEKLGIGLGETTPDGRYTLKEVECLAACGGAPAALINRDYCENLTPQRIDEILEALE; translated from the coding sequence ATGATACTGTCCAGCGACGCACTTGAGCAGATTCAGACCGAGATCGCGAAGTACCCGCATGGACGAGCCCAAGCGGCGGTGATGGCGGCATTGCGTATCGCACAGGATGAAAGTGGTTGGGTAAGTGACGAGGTGATGAATGCGATCGCCGGACTGTTGGATATCGAATCGATCAAGGTGGCGGAGGTGGCGACTTTCTACACGATGTACGACCTGGAACCGCCCGGGCGACATAAAATAAACGTATGTACCAACATTTCATGTGCGTTGCGGGGCTCCGCGTCGATCGTAGACCACCTAACCGAAAAACTGGGGATCGGACTCGGTGAGACGACCCCTGACGGGCGCTATACGCTCAAGGAAGTTGAATGTCTGGCGGCATGCGGTGGTGCGCCTGCAGCTTTGATCAACCGGGATTACTGCGAGAACCTGACGCCGCAACGCATTGATGAGATTCTGGAGGCCCTTGAATGA
- a CDS encoding NADH-quinone oxidoreductase subunit C yields MASIAQLTQSVQDLLGTDISASVTDVDELTIVVDSERITDICTALRDDDRTRFEQLIDLCAVDYSVYGEGYPARQWTGSRYAVVYHLLSVSLNHRLRVKVYIDEDHPVVRSVTDIWPAADWFEREAFDLFGILFEGHSDLRRILTDYGFIGHPFRKDFPLTGYVEMRYDPGKGRVVYEPVTIEPRTLVPRVIREDSFGDRDS; encoded by the coding sequence GTGGCCTCTATTGCTCAACTCACCCAGTCAGTTCAGGATCTGCTCGGCACTGATATCTCAGCGTCGGTAACCGATGTCGATGAATTGACGATTGTGGTGGATTCAGAGCGAATTACTGACATCTGTACCGCACTGCGCGACGATGACCGGACCAGGTTCGAGCAGTTGATTGATTTATGCGCGGTTGATTATTCGGTCTACGGCGAAGGATATCCAGCCAGACAGTGGACCGGTTCACGCTATGCGGTGGTCTATCACCTTCTGTCCGTATCGCTCAATCATCGATTGAGAGTCAAGGTTTATATTGACGAGGACCATCCGGTCGTCCGCTCAGTCACCGACATCTGGCCGGCTGCGGACTGGTTTGAGCGGGAGGCGTTCGATCTGTTCGGGATTCTGTTTGAGGGACACTCAGACCTGCGTCGGATTCTTACCGACTATGGTTTCATCGGACATCCGTTCCGCAAGGATTTCCCACTGACGGGATATGTTGAGATGCGATACGATCCCGGCAAGGGGCGCGTGGTCTACGAGCCTGTGACGATCGAGCCGAGAACCTTGGTGCCCCGAGTGATTCGGGAGGATAGTTTCGGTGACCGAGATTCGTAA
- a CDS encoding NADH-quinone oxidoreductase subunit A, which yields MLANYIPIVIFLLVALVMGAAMIGVSSLLGPHKPDKEKLSPYECGFEAFEDSRMKFDVRYYLVAILFIIFDLEIAFLFPWAITLDEIGLFGFVAMMIFLGVLVIGFIYEWKKGALEWE from the coding sequence ATGCTGGCAAATTACATTCCAATTGTGATTTTTCTGCTGGTCGCGCTGGTGATGGGCGCCGCGATGATCGGTGTCAGTTCATTGCTCGGTCCGCACAAGCCAGACAAGGAGAAACTGTCGCCGTACGAGTGCGGATTCGAGGCCTTTGAGGACAGCCGCATGAAATTTGATGTGCGATATTATCTCGTCGCCATCCTATTCATCATATTCGACCTGGAAATCGCGTTTCTTTTTCCTTGGGCCATTACGCTCGATGAAATCGGACTGTTCGGATTCGTCGCGATGATGATATTTCTCGGTGTGCTTGTCATTGGGTTCATCTATGAGTGGAAAAAAGGCGCACTGGAGTGGGAGTAG
- the secG gene encoding preprotein translocase subunit SecG has translation MELLTKILLGLFLVTSVTMIVLILLQRGKGSDLGAVFGGGSQSVFGSRGSANFLTRITAVLATVFFGIALSLAYIYTGARTPTSVTDIVTSETIVEEVPQTSDGDAGGELPKLPQ, from the coding sequence ATGGAATTATTGACAAAGATATTACTGGGACTGTTTTTGGTGACGTCGGTTACCATGATTGTTCTGATCCTGCTTCAGCGGGGGAAGGGCTCTGACCTCGGTGCGGTGTTCGGAGGCGGTTCCCAGTCGGTATTTGGCAGCCGCGGGTCGGCGAATTTCCTCACCCGCATCACTGCCGTATTAGCGACTGTATTTTTTGGCATTGCGCTTAGTCTTGCGTATATTTATACGGGCGCGCGAACACCGACGAGTGTCACAGACATAGTCACGTCGGAAACGATTGTGGAGGAAGTTCCGCAAACTTCCGATGGTGATGCAGGCGGCGAGTTGCCGAAATTGCCGCAGTAA
- a CDS encoding NADH-quinone oxidoreductase subunit B, with translation MSIEGIMNQGMVTTTMDKLINWARTGSMWPMTFGLACCSVEMMHAGASRYDLDRFGIIFRPSPRQSDVMIVAGTLVNKMAPALRKVYDQMAEPRWVISMGSCANGGGYYHYSYSVVRGCDRIVPVDVYVPGCPPTAEALVYGILQLQRKIQRTNTIAR, from the coding sequence ATGTCTATTGAAGGAATCATGAATCAGGGCATGGTCACCACGACCATGGATAAGTTGATCAACTGGGCGCGTACCGGCTCGATGTGGCCCATGACATTCGGACTTGCGTGCTGCAGTGTGGAAATGATGCACGCAGGCGCGTCCCGTTATGATCTTGACCGGTTCGGCATTATTTTCAGGCCGAGTCCAAGACAGTCGGATGTGATGATTGTCGCGGGAACGCTGGTCAACAAGATGGCACCGGCGTTGCGAAAGGTCTATGATCAGATGGCCGAGCCCAGATGGGTGATTTCCATGGGCTCGTGCGCCAACGGCGGCGGGTACTATCACTATTCGTACTCGGTGGTCAGAGGTTGCGACAGAATCGTTCCGGTTGATGTCTATGTCCCTGGTTGTCCACCCACAGCCGAAGCGCTTGTCTACGGCATCCTGCAACTGCAGCGAAAGATTCAACGAACCAACACGATTGCCAGATAG